A genomic stretch from Melospiza georgiana isolate bMelGeo1 chromosome 27, bMelGeo1.pri, whole genome shotgun sequence includes:
- the ETS1 gene encoding protein C-ets-1 produces MKAAVDLTIIKTEKVDIELFPSPDMECADVPLLTPSSKEMMSQALKATFSGFAKEQQRLGIPKDPQQWTETHVRDWVMWAVNEFSLKEVDFQKFCMNGAALCALGKECFLELAPDFVGDILWEHLEILQKEEAKPYPANGVNTTYPESRYTSDYFISYGIEHAQCVPPSEFSEPSFITESYQTLHPISSEELLSLKYESEYPSVLLREPAQDPLHNDFFSIKQEVVTPDNMCMGRASRGKLGGQDSFESIESYDSCDRLTQSWSSQSSFQSLQRVPSYDSFDSEDYPATLPSHKPKGTFKDYVRDRADMNKDKPVIPAAALAGYTGSGPIQLWQFLLELLTDKSCQSFISWTGDGWEFKLSDPDEVARRWGKRKNKPKMNYEKLSRGLRYYYDKNIIHKTAGKRYVYRFVCDLQSLLGYTPEELHAMLDVKPDADE; encoded by the exons ACATGGAATGTGCAGATGTGCCTTTATTAACGCCCAGCAGCAAAGAAATGATGTCCCAGGCACTGAAAGCCACGTTCAGCGGCTTTGCCAAGGAGCAGCAGCGGCTGGGAATTCCCAAAG ACCCGCAGCAGTGGACGGAGACGCACGTGCGGGACTGGGTGATGTGGGCAGTGAACGAGTTCAGCCTGAAGGAGGTGGATTTCCAGAAGTTCTGCATGAATGGAgctgccctctgtgccctgggcaaGGAGTGCTTCCTGGAGCTGGCGCCTGACTTTGTGGGAGACATCCTTTGGGAACATCTGGAGATCCTGCAGAAAG AGGAGGCGAAACCGTACCCAGCCAACGGAGTGAACACCACGTACCCCGAGTCCCGCTACACCTCAGACTACTTCATTA gttATGGCATCGAGCACGCGCAGTGCGTGCCCCCCTCCGAGTTCTCGGAGCCCAGCTTCATCACCGAGTCCTACCAGACCCTGCACCCCATCAGCTCggaggagctgctgtccctcaAGTACGAGAGCGAGTACCCCTCGGTGCTGCTGCGCGAGCCCGCCCAGGACCCGCTGCACAACGACTTCTTCTCCATCAAGCAGGAGGTGGTGACCCCAGACAACATGTGCATGGGCCGTGCCAGCCGAG GTAAGCTGGGGGGCCAGGACTCCTTCGAGAGCATAGAGAGCTACGACAGCTGTGACCGCCTGACGCAGTCCTGGAGCAGCCAGTCCTCCTTCCAGAGCCTGCAGCGCGTCCCCTCCTACGACAGCTTCGACTCTGAGGACTAccctgccaccctgcccagccacaaGCCCAAGGGCACCTTCAAGGACTATGTGCGGGACCGGGCCGACATGAACAAGGACAAGCCTgtcatccctgctgctgccctggctggctACACAG GCAGTGGACCCATCCAGCTGTGGCaattcctgctggagctgctcactgACAAGTCCTGTCAATCCTTCATCAGCTGGACGGGCGATGGCTGGGAATTCAAACTTTCAGACCCAGATGAG gtggCCCGGCGATGGGGCAAGAGGAAAAACAAGCCCAAGATGAACTACGAGAAGCTGAGCCGCGGGCTGCGCTATTACTACGACAAGAACATCATCCACAAGACGGCGGGGAAGCGCTACGTGTACCGCTTCGTGTGCGacctgcagagcctgctgggCTACACCCCCGAGGAGCTGCACGCCATGCTCGACGTCAAACCCGACGCTGATGAGtga